One window of Leishmania panamensis strain MHOM/PA/94/PSC-1 chromosome 1 sequence genomic DNA carries:
- a CDS encoding beta eliminating lyase, putative (TriTrypDB/GeneDB-style sysID: LpmP.01.0500): MPRTTMMTTPVTTTTTNKPKRYSLANDYCVAVHPRILELMVCDNMTQHVGYGLDSHCAEAAHMIRQLIEQPNADVHFIPGGTQTNLIACSLALRPWEAVIATHLGHVSTHETGAIEATGHKVFAVPCQDGKLRVADVASALHENRSEHMVVPKLVYISNTTEVGTQYTKQELRDLSDFCKAHDLYLFLDGARLASALSSPSGDLTLADIAGLTDIFYIGATKAGGLFGEALIILNDTLKPKVRHLIKQRGALMAKGWLLGLQFKVLMSNNLLFELGAHSNRMSAILKTGLEACGIQFAWPSESNQQFPIMPDAMIEALREDFDFDTVETLKNGTSIIRLCTSWSTEEKECHRFVEVLKRVVTSAA; the protein is encoded by the coding sequence ATGCCAAGGACAACAATGATGACGACACCCgtgacaacgacgacgacgaacAAGCCGAAGCGGTACAGCTTAGCGAATGACTACTGCGTGGCCGTGCACCCCAGGATTTTGGAGCTAATGGTGTGCGACAACATGACCCAGCACGTCGGCTACGGGCTGGACAGCCACTGTGCTGAGGCCGCACACATGATCCGCCAGCTGATTGAACAGCCGAACGCGGATGTTCATTTCATCCCCGGCGGCACGCAGACGAACCTGATCGCCTGCAGCCTGGCTCTACGCCCGTGGGAAGCCGTCATCGCAACGCACCTCGGCCACGTCAGCACGCATGAGACTGGTGCCATCGAAGCGACCGGGCACAAGGTGTTTGCAGTGCCGTGCCAGGACGGAAAGCTGCGCGTCGCCGACGTCGCGAGCGCGCTGCATGAGAATCGTTCGGAGCACATGGTGGTGCCGAAGCTGGTCTACATCTCCAACACCACTGAGGTCGGCACGCAGTACACCAAGCAGGAGCTGAGGGACCTCTCCGATTTCTGCAAAGCGCACGATCTATACCTCTTCCTGGACGGCGCCCGCCTCGCCTCGGCACTCAGCAGCCCCAGTGGCGACCTCACCTTAGCGGATATCGCCGGCCTAACGGACATCTTCTACATTGGCGCGACGAAGGCCGGCGGCCTCTTCGGCGAGGCGCTCATCATCTTGAACGACACCCTAAAGCCCAAAGTGCGCCACCTCATCAAACAGCGCGGCGCGCTGATGGCAAAGGGGTGGCTGCTCGGCCTTCAGTTTAAGGTGCTCATGTCGAACAACCTCCTCTTCGAGCTCGGCGCTCACTCGAACAGGATGTCCGCCATTCTGAAGACCGGGCTGGAGGCGTGCGGGATTCAATTTGCCTGGCCATCCGAGAGTAATCAGCAATTTCCAATCATGCCAGACGCCATGATTGAAGCGTTGCGCGAGGACTTCGACTTCGACACCGTCGAGACCTTGAAAAATGGCACGAGCATCATCCGACTCTGCACGTCGTGGTcgacggaggagaaggagtgcCACCGCTTTGTAGAGGTGCTGAAGCGCGTTGTCACATCAGCCGCCTAA
- a CDS encoding long-chain-fatty-acid-CoA ligase, putative (TriTrypDB/GeneDB-style sysID: LpmP.01.0510): MGGCVTSLMDYKARGSEVPWQHAENLKKYGPLSVAVAGTETPTSSATYLNGKQPTPADQQECAKLFYNGPNQTARFAQLCQDNLDDVALMYRRIEKTVKEQVAGSSRPMDITYFSEQCNLKYRELWHAVTGFSRGLAELGLTRRVNVSIYEETRWEWLASIYGIWMQDMVVATVYANLGEDALFYALRETECKAVVCSGKSVPNLLRGVGSGAFPPCTLIYLDSLPAAGCAELHGCRVVSWKDVVALGHGAGAHHSVAPPENNDAVALIMYTSGTTGDPKGVMHTHGSITAGILAMDNWLYSVIEPSPDEVYLSYLPMAHIMEFGVVNILLARRAHVGFGTPRTLTDATARPHGDLTQFRPTLFIGVPRIFDTIKRAVEAKLPPVGTLKREVFEHAYQSRLAALKAGKDTPYWNEKVFKLPRAALGGRVRAFLSGGGPLSPSTQEFVNVVFGIMANGWGLTESVCVGAIQRLSDLTPSAVGQVLASEELKLVDMEEYKHTDTPHPRGEICLRGPFLFKGYYKQPELTREVLDADGWFHTGDVGSVDSEGRVSIVGRIKALAKNCLGEYIALEALEALYSNHPLVLNNCLCVLVDPSKNYICALVLTDAGRVTHFAEKNGISGEYPALLGSRELLEKAATSMAEMARAARRRDFEVVRHICLIEDEWSPENGQLTAALKLRRAVVARQYEKQIRSLFAE, translated from the coding sequence ATGGGCGGCTGTGTGACGTCGTTGATGGACTACAAGGCTCGTGGCAGCGAGGTGCCGTGGCAGCATGCGGAGAACTTGAAGAAGTACGGCCCCCTGAGCGTAGCGGTCGCCGGTACGGAGACGCCTACCAGCTCTGCCACCTACCTGAACGGCAAGCAGCCCACGCCGGCAGATCAGCAGGAGTGTGCAAAGTTGTTTTACAACGGCCCGAACCAGACAGCGAGGTTTGCACAGCTATGCCAAGATAACCTCGATGATGTCGCTCTCATGTACCGCAGGATTGAGAAGACTGTGAAGGAGCAGGTGGCGGGATCATCGCGGCCGATGGACATCACATACTTCTCCGAGCAGTGTAACCTCAAGTACCGCGAGTTGTGGCATGCCGTGACTGGCTTCAGCCGTGGCCTCGCCGAGCTGGGGCTCACGAGGCGTGTCAACGTCTCCATTTACGAGGAGACGCGCTGGGAGTGGCTGGCGTCCATCTATGGTATCTGGATGCAGGACATggtcgtcgccaccgtctACGCCAACCTAGGTGAGGACGCTCTTTTCTACGCGCTGCGCGAGACGGAGTGCAAGGCAGTTGTGTGCAGCGGCAAGAGCGTGCCGAAcctgctgcgcggcgtcggcagTGGTGCCTTCCCTCCGTGCACGCTCATCTACCTTGACAGCCTGCCGGCAGCAGGGTGCGCGGAGCTGCACGGGTGCCGCGTGGTGTCGTGGAAGGACGTGGTGGCGCTGGGTCACGGCGCGGGTGCGCACCACAGCGTCGCGCCGCCAGAGAACaacgacgcggtggcgctgatCATGTACACAAGCGGCACGACTGGCGACCCGAAGGGGgtcatgcacacgcacggcagCATCACTGCCGGCATCCTCGCCATGGACAACTGGCTCTACAGCGTCATTGAGCCCAGCCCGGATGAGGTATACCTCTCCTACCTGCCCATGGCACACATCATGGAGTTCGGTGTGGTGAACATTCTTCTTGCCCGGCGCGCCCACGTCGGGTTCGGCACCCCGCGCACGCTGACAGACGCCACCGCACGGCCGCACGGCGACCTTACGCAGTTCCGCCCGACCCTGTTCATCGGCGTGCCGCGTATCTTCGACACCATCAAGAGGgctgtggaggcgaagctgccgccggtggGCACGCTCAAGCGAGAGGTGTTCGAACACGCCTACCAAAGCCGGCTGGCGGCACTGAAGGCGGGCAAGGACACGCCGTACTGGAACGAGAAGGTGTTCAAGCTGCCGCGCGCTGCTCTGGGTggtcgtgtgcgtgcctttctcagcggcggtggcccgCTGTCGCCCTCGACGCAGGAGTTCGTGAACGTCGTCTTCGGGATCATGGCCAACGGGTGGGGCCTCACGGAGTCGGTGTGCGTCGGTGCGATTCAGCGGCTCAGCGACCTGACGCCGTCTGCTGTAGGCCAGGTTCTTGCTTCTGAAGAGCTGAAGCTAGTGGATATGGAGGAGTacaagcacacagacacaccgcACCCGCGCGGCGAGATTTGCCTGCGCGGCCCGTTCCTGTTCAAGGGTTACTATAAACAACCCGAGCTCACGCGTGAGGTGCTGGACGCGGATGGCTGGTTCCACACCGGCGACGTTGGCAGCGTCGACAGCGAAGGACGCGTCTCCATAGTGGGCCGCATCAAGGCGCTGGCGAAGAACTGCCTCGGCGAGTACATCGcactggaggcgctggaggcgctctACAGCAATCACCCCTTGGTCCTGAACAACTGCCTCTGCGTCTTGGTAGACCCAAGCAAGAACTACATATGCGCCCTCGTGCTGACAGACGCCGGCCGGGTGACGCACTTCGCAGAGAAGAATGGAATCAGCGGCGAGTACCCAGCCTTGCTAGGGAGCAGGGAGCTACTGGAGAAGGCTGCCACGTCGATGGCGGAGATGGCccgcgcggcgcggcgccgcgatTTTGAGGTGGTCCGCCACATTTGCCTTATCGAGGACGAGTGGTCGCCGGAGAACGGCCAGTTAACAGCGGCGCTGAAACTTAGGCGTGCTGTTGTTGCAAGACAGTACGAGAAACAAATAAGAAGTTTGTTTGCGGAGTAA
- a CDS encoding long-chain-fatty-acid-CoA ligase, putative (TriTrypDB/GeneDB-style sysID: LpmP.01.0520), translating into MGACLVSLMAQRNAAQMTSDPRAEEFERRRAECGGSFVQRVPNTESERASAIYRIGGVSAEEHQSILKAAATRPTFYTSMMRCCAERPDQRALAYRLVKCVTQEPVPSPSGSNKGPAGKERMMSITHFEEPVYMTYAQVEQRIQNFGAGLAALGVTINANVSIYLDTCVEWLIGAYGIWSRSAVAATVYANLGEAALAHALHETESQAILCGSVNVANVLKLMKNGVMPQVPIIHVGSLPGSLDTHGVQLVSFEQVEALGAAHLESGAAKGSGPLNDDDLALIMYTSGTTGDPKGVMHTHRTLTAGLHTLEPRMLDLVGELRPDEVYLSYLPMAHIMEFTITNMFIFRGSLICYGTPRTLTDTTARPHGDLLTFNPSLLAGVPRIFDTIKKAVEAKLPPVGTLKREVFDHAYQSRLAALKAGKDTPYWNEKVFKLPRALLGSRLRIMLSGGGPLSTATQEFINVVFGRVVIGYGLTESVCVGAIQIAGDLETNVTGLMEPGQEIKLLDIEEYKHTDTPEPRGEICLRGPFLFKGYYKQPELTREVLDADGWFHTGDVGSFTADGKLRIVGRIKALAKNCLGEYIALEALEAVYSGNELLQPNGVCVLVHPDKPYITALALTDEARAKSFAAKHGIEGEYPDLLKDHRFQQAAAISMADTARASNRASFECVKRVRVMNDEWTPENEILTAAQKLKRRVIDAQYAQTIEELFTDD; encoded by the coding sequence ATGGGCGCCTGCCTTGTGTCTTtgatggcgcagcgcaacgcGGCGCAAATGACGTCCGACCCGCGCGCCGAGGAGTTCGAGCGCCGGCGCGCCGAGTGCGGCGGCAGTTTTGTGCAACGCGTCCCCAACACGGAAAGCGAGCGTGCCTCGGCCATCTACCGCATAGGCGGCGTGTCCGCCGAGGAGCACCAGTCTATCCTTAAGGCGGCAGCCACGCGACCCACGTTCTACACCTCaatgatgcgctgctgcgccgagcGTCCAGACCAACGCGCGCTTGCCTACCGCCTGGTAAAGTGCGTTACACAGGAGCCGGTGCCGTCGCCAAGCGGTAGCAATAAAGGGCCGGCAGGGAAGGAGCGGATGATGAGTATTACGCACTTCGAGGAGCCCGTGTACATGACCTACGCACAGGTGGAACAGCGCATACAAAACTTCGGCGCCGGTCTTGCCGCCCTCGGCGTCACCATCAACGCTAACGTCTCCATCTACCTCGATACGTGTGTTGAGTGGCTCATTGGTGCCTACGGCATCTGGtcccgcagcgccgtcgccgccaccgtctaCGCAAACCTCGGAGAGGCGGCCTTGGCCCACGCACTGCACGAGACGGAGAGCCAGGCGATCCTGTGCGGGTCGGTGAATGTGGCAAATGTGCTGAAGCTGATGAAGAACGGCGTCATGCCGCAGGTACCGATCATCCACGTCGGCTCCCTGCCCGGCTCGCTCGACACCCACGGGGTGCAGTTGGTGAGCTTCGAACAGGTGGAGGCGCTCGGCGCGGCACACCTCgagagcggcgcggcgaAGGGCTCGGGTCCTCTAAATGACGACGACCTGGCGCTGATCATGTACACAAGCGGCACGACTGGTGACCCGAAGGGGgtcatgcacacgcaccgcacGCTGACCGCTGGCCTGCACACTCTCGAGCCGCGCATGCTGGACCTCGTCGGCGAGTTGCGGCCGGATGAGGTATACCTCTCCTACCTGCCCATGGCACACATCATGGAGTTCACCATCACAAACATGTTCATCTTCCGTGGCTCGCTCATCTGCTACGGCACCCCGCGCACGCTGACAGACACCACCGCACGGCCGCACGGCGACCTGCTCACCTTCAACCCGTCCCTGCTCGCTGGTGTGCCGCGTATCTTCGACACCATCAAGAAGGCcgtggaggcgaagctgccgccggtggGCACGCTCAAGCGAGAGGTGTTCGACCACGCCTACCAAAGCCGGCTGGCGGCACTGAAGGCGGGCAAGGACACGCCGTACTGGAACGAGAAGGTGTTCAAGCTGCCGCGCGCCTTGCTCGGCAGCCGCCTGCGGATCATGCTTAGTGGCGGTGGTCCGCTGTCGACCGCGACGCAGGAGTTCATAAACGTGGTCTTTGGTCGCGTGGTGATTGGCTACGGCCTGACAGAGTCTGTGTGCGTCGGTGCGATTCAGATCGCCGGTGACTTGGAAACGAACGTGACGGGCTTGATGGAGCCCGGCCAGGAGATTAAGCTGCTCGACATCGAGGAGTacaagcacacagacacgccagAGCCGCGCGGCGAGATTTGCCTGCGCGGCCCGTTCCTGTTCAAGGGTTACTATAAACAACCCGAGCTCACGCGTGAGGTGCTGGACGCGGATGGCTGGTTCCACACCGGCGACGTTGGTAGCTTCACCGCCGATGGCAAGCTGCGCATAGTGGGCCGCATCAAGGCGCTGGCGAAGAACTGCCTCGGCGAGTACATCGcactggaggcgctggaggcggtcTACTCTGgcaacgagctgctgcagccgaacggcgtgtgtgtgctggtgcaCCCCGACAAGCCGTACATCACGGCACTGGCGCTGACGGACGAGGCGCGTGCGAAGAGCTTTGCGGCGAAGCACGGTATCGAGGGCGAGTACCCAGACCTGCTGAAGGACCACCGCTTCCAGCAGGCAGCTGCGATATCGATGGCCGATACTGCTCGCGCCTCGAACCGCGCGTCCTTTGAGTGCGTGAAGCGAGTGCGCGTGATGAACGATGAGTGGACCCCAGAAAATGAGATCCTGACGGCTGCCCAGAAGCTGAAGCGTCGCGTCATCGACGCGCAGTACGCACAGACGATCGAAGAGCTCTTCACAGATGACTAG
- a CDS encoding fatty acyl CoA syntetase 1, putative (TriTrypDB/GeneDB-style sysID: LpmP.01.0480), whose translation MGACVVSVMKMRNSLSLAEAPDFAARRVYGVINQRVTEDEEDRSGVYRCARLTDEQHAEYSNWYDGPNLLERLATICKERSEQHAMAYRTVEKVVKETTQDAKGRAQEWEYTFLNAPTYITYAEMWNRLVAFGRGLVELGLKKDSHVALYEDTRWEWMVTMLGVWSQRMIGVTVYANLGDDALLYALKEAACEALVCNGKNVGKLISLMDQSGVQNATIIYLDTLPLDVDTKSHTVIAWTDVLAKGTQSTVPCKLQNDNNAEVLIMYTSGTTGDPKGVVHTIGALTQGALGLEDRLTDLIGKEENESYIAYLPAAHIFELTCENIMLLRGVLICFGTPRTLTDTFARPCGDLKAFNPFFFIGVPRIFETIKKAVEAKLPPVGTLKRKVFDHAYQSRLAALKAGKDTPYWNEKVFKLPRGILGSKLRGICSGGAPLSDKTQEWLTVVLGRPVAQGYGMTESVCNASVQRSGELTCEAGQLLRGVEARLLDTEHYKHTDKPHPRGEVLLRGRFVFKGYYNQPRLTEETVLPGGWLRTGDVAEMDAETGQLRIIGRVKALAKNAMGEYIALENLEALYCECPVVTPNGICVLVDPRQPFITALVLTDEPKAMEFARTHKVENASWPDVLKDSKFLDAVIASLAEIGKRAGKKPFELLKRVRVLCDEWTPENNLVTASMKVRRSTIDAHYADIIKELFTD comes from the coding sequence ATGGGCGCCTGCGTTGTCTCTGTGATGAAGATGCGCAACAGCCTCAGTCTCGCCGAGGCCCCCGACTtcgcggcgcggcgcgtCTACGGTGTCATCAACCAGCGGGTCAcggaggacgaagaggatCGCTCTGGCGTGTACCGGTGTGCACGGCTGACGGATGAGCAACACGCGGAGTACTCGAACTGGTACGATGGACCAAATCTGCTGGAGCGCCTCGCGACAATCTGCAAGGAGCGCAGTGAGCAGCATGCCATGGCGTACCGCAcagtggagaaggtggtgaaggagacCACGCAGGATGCGAAGGGTCGTGCGCAGGAGTGGGAGTACACGTTCCTGAACGCGCCGACGTACATCACGTACGCGGAGATGTGGAACCGGCTCGTCGCGTTCGGCCGCGGGCTGGTAGAGCTGGGCCTCAAGAAGGACAGCCATGTGGCGCTCTACGAGGATACGCGGTGGGAGTGGATGGTGACAATGCTCGGCGTGTGGTCACAGAGGATGATAGGGGTAACTGTCTACGCGAACCTCGGCGACGACGCGCTGCTCTACGCGCTCAAGGAAGCAGCGTGcgaggcgctggtgtgcaACGGCAAGAACGTCGGCAAGCTCATCTCGCTGATGGACCAGTCTGGCGTGCAGAACGCGACGATCATCTACCTGGACACGCTGCCGTTGGATGTGGACACAAAGTCGCACACAGTAATTGCGTGGACCGATGTTCTGGCAAAGGGCACGCAGTCGACAGTGCCGTGCAAGCTGCAGAACGACAACAACGCGGAGGTACTGATCATGTACACCAGCGGCACGACTGGCGACCCAAAAGGCGTCGTCCACACGATTGGTGCGCTGACGCAAGGCGCCCTCGGTCTGGAGGACCGGCTCACGGACTTGATCGGTAAGGAGGAAAACGAGTCGTACATTGCCTATCTTCCGGCTGCGCATATCTTCGAGCTCACGTGCGAGAACATaatgctgctgcgcggcgtgcTCATCTGCTTCGGCACCCCGCGTACGCTGACAGACACCTTTGCGCGACCGTGCGGTGATCTAAAGGCCTTCAACCCATTCTTCTTCATCGGCGTGCCGCGTATCTTCGAGACCATCAAGAAGGCcgtggaggcgaagctgccgccggtggGCACGCTCAAGCGAAAGGTGTTCGACCACGCCTACCAAAGCCGGCTGGCGGCACTGAAGGCGGGCAAGGACACGCCGTACTGGAACGAGAAGGTGTTCAAGCTGCCGCGCGGGATTCTCGGGTCGAAGCTGCGCGGgatctgcagcggcggtgccccACTGTCCGACAAGACACAGGAATGGTTGACCGTCGTGCTGGGCCGCCCCGTGGCGCAGGGCTACGGCATGACAGAGTCCGTGTGCAACGCCTCCGTGCAGCGCTCCGGTGAGCTCACATGTGAGGCAGGGCAGCTCCTGCGCGGTGTCGAGGCGCGCCTGCTCGACACGGAGCACTACAAGCACACGGATAAGCCGCACCCGcgcggcgaggtgctgctgcgtggccGCTTCGTCTTTAAGGGTTACTACAATCAGCCAAGGTTGACAGAAGAAACTGTACTGCCTGGTGGGTGGCTGCGCACCGGTGACGTGGCCGAGATGGATGCGGAGACTGGCCAGCTGCGCATTATTGGCCGCGTGAAGGCGCTCGCCAAGAACGCGATGGGCGAGTACATTGCGCTGGAGAACCTGGAGGCGCTCTACTGCGAGTGCCCGGTCGTGACGCCCAACGGCATCTGTGTGCTTGTGGACCCGCGCCAACCCTTTATCACTGCTCTCGTACTGACAGACGAGCCCAAGGCGATGGAGTTCGCCCGCACCCACAAGGTCGAGAACGCGAGCTGGCCGGATGTCTTAAAGGACTCCAAGTTTCTGGACGCGGTGATCGCGTCACTCGCCGAGATCGGCAAGAGAGCCGGCAAAAAGCCTTtcgagctgctgaagcgggTGCGGGTGCTGTGCGATGAGTGGACACCAGAGAACAACCTTGTGACAGCCTCCATGAAGGTGCGCCGAAGCACCATTGACGCGCACTACGCTGACATCATCAAGGAGTTATTCACGGATTAG